One Spirochaeta africana DSM 8902 genomic window carries:
- a CDS encoding SDR family oxidoreductase, with amino-acid sequence MRVLVIGANGNTGRRLTEILAHGPHHPVAMIRQPAQQEWFQQRGIETVQGDLEHPIDDAVQDCDAVIFAAGSGPKTGKDKTVLIDHIGAIRSMVAAAIHGARRYVMLSSIGASVTSTSPIQHYHRAKGHADAFLQGMHEVMEHTLDWTIVRPGRLTDEPGGGAAIFDPGSEKPTTSRQTLAEGLAACLDEPASIGKTFHLFDGQQSIRDLLRQLDD; translated from the coding sequence ATGCGAGTATTGGTTATTGGCGCGAACGGAAATACCGGACGGCGTCTGACAGAGATTCTGGCTCACGGCCCGCACCACCCGGTCGCGATGATTCGACAGCCCGCTCAGCAGGAGTGGTTTCAGCAGCGCGGCATTGAAACCGTCCAGGGTGATCTGGAGCATCCGATTGACGATGCGGTACAGGACTGTGATGCAGTGATCTTCGCTGCCGGCAGCGGCCCGAAGACCGGCAAGGATAAAACGGTGTTGATCGATCATATCGGTGCTATTCGCTCCATGGTGGCTGCCGCCATACATGGCGCACGCCGGTATGTGATGCTGTCATCGATAGGTGCATCGGTTACCAGCACTTCGCCGATCCAGCATTACCACCGCGCCAAAGGGCATGCCGATGCCTTTCTGCAGGGGATGCACGAGGTAATGGAGCATACACTGGACTGGACGATCGTACGGCCGGGTCGTCTGACCGATGAGCCTGGCGGCGGTGCTGCAATCTTCGACCCCGGCAGCGAGAAACCGACCACCTCTCGCCAGACGCTGGCCGAGGGGCTGGCCGCCTGCCTGGATGAACCAGCCTCGATCGGGAAAACCTTTCATCTGTTTGATGGCCAGCAGTCGATCCGGGATCTGCTGCGCCAGCTGGACGACTGA
- a CDS encoding CPBP family intramembrane glutamic endopeptidase has protein sequence MDTENITESGVEDAYSQPRARTALGAAAAAVATHVGLLLAGGLVYGVLVYNQAAVVTTGSLAGVLGGLLTAVLGVIAAMIAVARWGDGVSGTLMLLSRAHSLREYRHTVFFALLTYFLSVLFAVAINALPFMPDAYPAEELLALFPEPLLLRILLVGLLIPVVEEVIYRGIVLRRLAAIFSPRAAIVLSALVFGAIHWDSLQSLYTFAMGLAIGWLFLRTGSLQLAVLVHVVFNLYGVMMDALQMDTRADWVIGLYTVIFLLGTLILGSRACRFFYDYPEESVAGG, from the coding sequence ATGGACACGGAAAATATCACAGAATCCGGGGTTGAGGATGCATATTCACAGCCGCGGGCGCGTACCGCACTGGGCGCAGCCGCCGCGGCCGTTGCAACCCATGTCGGTCTGCTGCTTGCCGGCGGACTGGTATACGGGGTGCTGGTGTACAACCAGGCCGCGGTGGTCACGACCGGGTCTCTCGCCGGCGTACTTGGCGGCCTGCTTACCGCCGTCCTGGGGGTGATCGCCGCCATGATTGCGGTTGCCCGCTGGGGCGACGGGGTGTCCGGTACCCTGATGCTGCTGAGCAGAGCTCATTCTTTGCGAGAGTATCGCCATACCGTGTTCTTTGCACTGCTCACCTACTTTTTGAGCGTGCTGTTTGCCGTTGCCATAAACGCACTGCCGTTCATGCCCGATGCCTATCCTGCCGAGGAGCTGCTGGCGCTGTTCCCGGAACCCCTGCTGCTGCGTATCCTGCTGGTGGGGCTGCTGATACCGGTCGTGGAGGAGGTGATCTATCGGGGGATCGTGCTGCGCAGGCTGGCAGCGATCTTTTCCCCCCGCGCTGCAATCGTGCTGTCGGCACTGGTGTTTGGCGCCATTCACTGGGACTCGCTGCAGAGCCTGTACACCTTTGCCATGGGGCTGGCCATCGGCTGGCTGTTCCTGCGAACCGGCAGCCTGCAGCTGGCCGTGCTGGTGCATGTGGTGTTCAATCTCTACGGGGTGATGATGGATGCCCTGCAGATGGACACCCGGGCCGACTGGGTGATTGGCCTGTATACGGTGATATTTCTGCTGGGTACGCTGATACTGGGCAGCAGAGCCTGCCGGTTTTTCTATGATTATCCCGAGGAATCCGTCGCAGGGGGGTGA
- a CDS encoding DNA polymerase domain-containing protein yields MPMQQYHGSLVHVWHYRGTIRMAGRLDDGRSFAAEVAPDAAGSDWLTAADAPTAGSTASNSPGETDAPIPGSAAADTAGGATAAGGTDTETSAASHPAGGWQAWDGRELPGPPADLGFSVPDNFLLRRGIRRTVKLVGTPVAATRVDLYFRDPVIEPQEGAVQLRWAALDIETDPDGRITAVSLVCGSFEVVVFHGPELDDPRVEAVDSEQALLLRLAELLQQQDPDVLTGWNVAGFDMAVLEQRFAACRLPFDIGRTGQETAGTRKTGTGLTRVFVPGRQVVDAMQAVRASGRRFADMRLDTVAHAILGEGKTAGMGEATDKLAELETLRRSQPLEYCRYCLHDSRLVQSILHHTGLDRLTEVRAELTGMGMDMAWTSIPVFERLYALELLKRRIVPPTAAAPDAEFGAPGGTVLEPVPGLFAHVLVFDFRSLYPSIMRTFNIDPLSYARAQQHPDPEALVAPNGASFSRDPGILPALLARYFAAREQAIAAGDAVGTHVYKILMNSLYGVLGSAGCIYARRELAGAITGFGRYCLLFARDFFRARGLTVLYGDTDSVFVYAGGQDAAGAAGRYAEELNAALTAQIREEYRVASQISIRFEQSYHWLLLPKLRGADSEQRVRGRAKGYAGSTPDGKLEIRGIEAARSDYTELARRFQTELLELLFGGATAGQLCDYAREFAAQLSLGCLDDHLVYRKVLRRAAASYTHAAPPPVRAARKLGWTRRRGRIAYVMTVQGPEPLEMLHSRLDYRYYIEHQLKPIWKSIIETAELGDSLVRMLQNAGDPAGYSPDSRHPVVGAAAGLDPFSDQLELGFG; encoded by the coding sequence ATGCCCATGCAGCAGTATCATGGCAGTCTGGTGCATGTCTGGCACTATCGCGGTACTATCCGGATGGCTGGCAGACTGGATGATGGCCGCAGCTTTGCCGCCGAGGTTGCACCGGATGCCGCTGGCAGTGACTGGCTGACTGCCGCGGATGCCCCAACAGCCGGCAGCACTGCCAGCAACAGCCCGGGCGAAACCGATGCCCCCATACCCGGCAGCGCCGCCGCCGACACTGCTGGCGGAGCCACTGCTGCCGGAGGCACCGACACCGAGACCAGCGCGGCCAGCCATCCGGCGGGCGGCTGGCAGGCATGGGACGGGCGGGAGCTTCCCGGGCCGCCGGCAGATCTCGGCTTTTCTGTGCCGGATAATTTTCTGCTGCGGCGCGGGATTCGCCGGACTGTCAAACTGGTCGGAACGCCGGTGGCCGCCACACGTGTCGATCTGTATTTCCGTGATCCGGTCATCGAACCACAGGAAGGGGCGGTTCAGCTGCGATGGGCTGCGCTCGATATAGAAACCGATCCTGACGGCAGGATTACGGCGGTATCGCTGGTATGCGGCAGCTTCGAAGTGGTAGTGTTCCACGGCCCCGAGCTAGACGATCCCCGTGTCGAAGCCGTGGACTCCGAGCAAGCCCTGCTGCTACGTCTGGCCGAACTGCTGCAGCAGCAGGATCCCGATGTGCTGACCGGATGGAATGTTGCCGGGTTTGATATGGCAGTGCTGGAGCAGCGCTTTGCTGCCTGCCGCCTGCCGTTCGATATTGGCAGAACCGGGCAGGAGACAGCCGGTACCCGCAAGACCGGAACAGGACTGACCCGGGTATTTGTTCCGGGTCGTCAGGTCGTCGATGCCATGCAGGCGGTTCGCGCCTCCGGCCGCCGTTTTGCAGATATGCGGCTCGATACCGTTGCCCATGCAATTCTGGGGGAGGGCAAGACCGCTGGTATGGGCGAGGCAACGGACAAACTGGCCGAGCTGGAAACCCTGCGGCGCAGCCAACCGCTGGAGTACTGTCGGTACTGTTTGCATGACTCCCGGCTGGTACAGTCAATCCTGCACCACACCGGCCTGGACAGGCTGACCGAGGTTCGGGCAGAGCTGACCGGTATGGGGATGGATATGGCCTGGACCAGCATCCCGGTGTTTGAACGGCTCTACGCCCTGGAGCTCCTGAAACGCCGGATTGTGCCGCCGACAGCAGCAGCCCCGGATGCAGAGTTCGGGGCGCCGGGCGGCACGGTGCTGGAACCCGTACCGGGGCTGTTTGCCCATGTGCTGGTGTTTGATTTTCGCAGCCTGTACCCCTCGATCATGCGCACATTCAACATCGATCCCCTGAGTTACGCCCGGGCACAGCAGCATCCCGACCCGGAAGCCCTGGTGGCGCCGAACGGGGCTTCCTTCAGCCGGGATCCGGGGATACTCCCGGCGCTGCTCGCCCGATATTTTGCTGCCCGGGAGCAGGCGATCGCCGCCGGGGATGCAGTAGGGACCCATGTATACAAGATCCTGATGAATTCCCTGTACGGGGTGCTGGGGTCGGCCGGCTGCATCTATGCCCGCCGTGAACTTGCCGGGGCGATAACCGGGTTCGGGCGCTACTGCCTGCTGTTTGCCCGGGACTTTTTCCGGGCACGCGGACTGACGGTTTTATATGGCGATACCGACTCGGTGTTTGTGTATGCCGGCGGCCAGGATGCCGCTGGTGCTGCCGGGAGGTATGCCGAGGAGCTGAATGCTGCCCTCACCGCGCAGATCCGGGAGGAATACCGGGTGGCATCGCAGATCTCTATCCGGTTTGAGCAGTCCTACCACTGGCTGCTGTTGCCCAAACTGCGGGGCGCAGACAGCGAGCAGCGGGTGCGCGGCAGAGCCAAGGGCTACGCCGGCAGTACCCCCGACGGCAAACTCGAGATTCGCGGGATCGAAGCCGCCCGCAGCGACTATACCGAGCTGGCCAGGCGCTTCCAGACCGAACTGCTGGAGCTGCTGTTCGGCGGCGCCACTGCCGGGCAGCTGTGTGACTATGCCCGCGAATTCGCTGCGCAGCTGTCTCTTGGTTGCCTGGACGATCACCTGGTATACCGCAAGGTGCTGCGCCGGGCAGCAGCCTCATACACCCATGCCGCACCGCCGCCGGTGCGCGCCGCCCGGAAACTGGGCTGGACGCGTCGCCGGGGCAGAATCGCCTATGTCATGACGGTGCAGGGGCCCGAACCCCTGGAGATGCTGCACAGCCGCCTGGACTACCGGTACTATATCGAACATCAGCTCAAACCCATCTGGAAAAGCATTATCGAAACGGCAGAGCTGGGAGACAGCCTGGTACGGATGCTGCAGAATGCCGGCGACCCGGCGGGGTACAGCCCGGATTCCCGGCATCCTGTCGTCGGGGCTGCCGCCGGGCTGGATCCCTTCAGTGACCAGCTGGAGCTGGGATTCGGATAG
- a CDS encoding ATP-binding protein, with amino-acid sequence MGLIAFINSQHEVLERLRDAYQQHGQRLGYTIRMISSEQRIQETLNYDLPELVILNCADPQVRLSSLAEQVRTDSWLHSFGIIGLFDGSRQNEDEIAEQLRELNLLVLLDYSRIRSHLMKCVSIILGNRQLIFQREVSSHFTDRMSGSFQIDNDTLAVPIYAGIPVTNLAQMGLIQPQDKLKLQLALSELIINAVEHGNCGITYEEKTAALESGGSVVDLVQERCQDVEIALKRVRFSWESDGTQTTFTIRDDGDGFDVAAVREKTRTQDLYSQHGRGIHMAETIADELRYNDQGNEVTMVIRHREGEERQAPQGFSGEQTLFPQPGDVVFREGERGDFLYYISSGHFSVHHGGKQVGSITPADIFMGEMSFLLNNLRSATVIAETDAKLIKITRKAFVEVMKQYPHYGIFLSKLLARKLARSNEARSS; translated from the coding sequence ATGGGACTTATTGCGTTCATCAATTCACAACACGAGGTGCTGGAGCGACTTCGAGACGCCTATCAGCAGCATGGTCAGCGGCTGGGCTACACGATCCGGATGATCTCCAGCGAACAGCGTATCCAGGAAACACTGAACTATGATCTGCCCGAGCTGGTTATTCTGAACTGTGCGGATCCCCAGGTGCGCCTGTCCAGCCTGGCAGAACAGGTCAGAACCGACAGCTGGCTGCACAGCTTCGGCATTATCGGGCTGTTTGATGGCAGCCGACAGAACGAGGACGAGATTGCCGAACAGCTGCGCGAGCTGAATCTGCTGGTGCTGCTGGACTACAGCCGGATCCGCAGTCACCTGATGAAGTGCGTCTCGATTATCCTGGGGAATCGTCAGCTCATCTTCCAGCGCGAGGTTTCCAGCCACTTTACCGATAGAATGAGCGGTTCCTTTCAGATCGATAACGACACCCTGGCGGTTCCCATCTACGCCGGCATTCCGGTTACCAACCTTGCCCAGATGGGACTGATTCAGCCACAGGACAAGCTGAAACTGCAGCTGGCGCTGTCGGAGCTGATCATCAATGCGGTGGAACACGGGAACTGCGGGATTACCTACGAGGAAAAAACCGCCGCGCTGGAATCCGGCGGGAGCGTGGTCGACCTGGTACAGGAGCGCTGCCAGGATGTCGAGATCGCCCTGAAGCGTGTGCGCTTCAGCTGGGAGAGCGACGGCACACAGACCACCTTTACTATCCGCGACGATGGCGATGGCTTTGATGTTGCCGCCGTGCGGGAAAAGACCCGCACCCAGGATCTATACTCCCAGCATGGCCGGGGGATTCATATGGCCGAGACCATTGCCGATGAACTGCGCTATAACGATCAGGGCAACGAGGTAACAATGGTAATCCGTCACCGGGAGGGTGAGGAACGCCAGGCGCCGCAGGGTTTTTCCGGAGAGCAGACACTGTTTCCACAGCCTGGGGATGTGGTATTCCGCGAGGGCGAGCGCGGCGATTTTCTGTACTATATCTCCAGCGGGCATTTCAGCGTGCACCATGGCGGTAAACAGGTGGGCAGCATAACCCCGGCCGATATCTTTATGGGAGAGATGAGCTTCCTGCTGAACAACCTGCGCAGCGCCACCGTCATCGCCGAGACCGATGCCAAGCTTATCAAGATTACCCGTAAGGCCTTTGTCGAGGTTATGAAACAGTACCCGCACTACGGTATTTTTCTCTCGAAGCTCCTGGCACGCAAACTGGCCCGGTCGAACGAGGCTCGATCCTCGTAA